The genomic window GATATGCAATTATAGGTGTACAGTGAGAAAAGaggtacaaaacaaaaactggattaaTGATTCAAACACAGGGAGGATCTGTCTTACCCTCTTTGGATGACCTTTGAACAACCTGCTTCTCTTTTAGTATAAATCATCCTCAGTCCTAATTTGTAATGTGTTTATAATTGGAATTCTACATTCTGGACTTTtttataaatttaaaatatcatTCAAGTACCCATTTAGCAGACAAAATCCCAAAGGACATTATTATGTTGATTACAGGGAAGCAAATTTGATCTGTGTAATCAGTTGGATCATTATAATTTGTGTTGTAATTAATACTGTCATATAGTGATATAGTGCACTTCAACTTCccatctcctctttctctgtttgttttgtaggTAAGAGAAATGGCCGCCACCACACTCAGCGGCTTCCTTCAGTGCAATTTCCTGTCCATGGACGCCCCCATGCAGGCACATTTTGAGGCTCTGTGCAAGACTTGCTTGCctaagaagaggaagagggagctCGGATCTATAGTGGACACTATACCCTCTGCTGGTAAGGAACTTATCTAGGTTTAACTTCTCACAAAAATGTGTCCATACATGTATGCTATTCTCTCTCATTTTAATGGAATCCCtcctgttgtgttttcataGACCTGGTGCGGCGCCATGCTGGTGTTCTTGGGTTGAGTGCTTGTATTCTCTCCAGCCCATATGATGTGCCCACATGGATGCCCCAGCTGTTGATGGACCTGAGTGCTCACCTCAATGACACCCAACCCATTGAGGTATGTGTAATCACCTTCTGTAGTCTTTATATTGTTGCAGTGTTGCAGTTGCCTAGCTCTTGGTGTCCACAAATATTCACTGactaataaatgacaaaaataacaagaataTGTTTTTGTGGCCTTCCAGATGACTGTGAAGAAAACTCTGTCTAACTTTCGGCGGACTCACCATGACAACTGGCAGCAGCATAAGCAGCAGTTCACAGATGACCAGCTGCTGGTCCTGACTGACCTGCTGGTCTCCCCCTGTTACTATGCCTAAAACCAGGTGAAGCATTTTAACACTCACACTGTCCATGAGACATAAATATCACTGAATAAACACGCAAGCACACCCAAAAGACATCCGACTAGATTAGCATTCATTACAGAATAACACCTATGTCTTAGGGGACATATAAATCTTTTAAAGGGATATTTTATAGGGATGAGTGAGAACTCTACTCAcagttttgtgtctgttttttgtttcacttgAATCCTCTTGGGACATCCTTAAACTGTACAGATACCAGCTTGCAATGGGGAGGAGGCTCCAGTCCATGACTGATGAAACATGCTGCATCACCCTGGAAGAAGAGTGACACACAAAGGAATTGAGTTGTGGCGCAAGGAAGGATTGAAAAgttgtgtattttatgtatttagcTCATTTACATTTCTACTATACTTAATATTTAAGGATCAATCATAGCAGGGATGAACGGCCTGCAGTTTGTAACATTACTGTAcagacttttcttctttttttttttggtttgtttgcgTGCACGTGCacgggtgtttgtgtgtgtgtgtgcgtgttaatGGGATGCTTGAAGACATCTGCTGGTGTCCCACACATTTCTCAGGATTATATCCCAAGTATCAACTCTGAGCCAACACGATGTCCTATTGAAGGACATACTCTTTACTATCTTCCAATAGTGAAGTGTTTGTTACAAGCCACAGAGAATTGACTATTGAACAATGGTCTCTTTAGATTAGACTTTAACCTGCAACACACAAtgtttgtgtgactgtttgATCTATATATGATTATATACATCATGTATGCATATATCATGGTATAGCAAATATgcacaaacatatttatttatttattttactttttttgaaGTGCTATGTTTTAATTCTTTGTAGAATATTTCTGAAAGTTAGTAGACGGCTGAGCTTTTAGCAGTGGAGCCTATTCTCATCTACTCTTGCAAAGAAAGGGAGAGGGCCCGCTCCCTGCTGCGGTGCTGTGTGATGCGTTTGCTGTGAGGACCTGGGCACAATTCAATTTCATACGTCTCAGTGCAAGAAAATAACCAAACTGCCTGTCCGTAATTGTGACCTCTTCCCTCTGTATCATTGACCTTTTTCTAAAACCCTGTGAGGTTGAAATTATTTTGGTTTGCATATGTTTTCCCCCTGATGACTTGAAATCAGTCTAAGCATTGAAGCATTTAGTACCTCACATGTGTATAGTGTAGTGCCAAAactgcagtgatttttttttttttttttttttttttagatgtacTGTTTGCTTATTGAATGACAATAaattgtttgttaaaaaaatcatttgtattGTCTTATACATAAAATATTGCATGCAAACAATAGAGTAATTCCAAATTCTTCAACTTTAAAAATGGTCTTTTTAAATTCTGAAATCAGGGACGTTTTTGGGGATGCTTTAGACATAAACATGACAttgaataatattttaataatattttttccacaaaaaaaaaagtcaaatcacaCCTGAGGCTTGAACTCAGATTAAAGCATATAGAAACATTTCCCCGCCTgaacatgaatttaaaaaacagcctTCTTGTACTGTGagcacatacatcattcagcaCACAATAAAGGTCAAACATTGAAGTGAAATATTaggcaaaacacattttgagtggATTATGTGGTTATCGAAACCACACAGAGCATCGTGACTGCAATGTggcaatgttttttgttgtttttgttccacaaagaatttatttaattttcgCACTACCAAGTCAGACCATATATATCACAAACCTGACAGCCTTTGGCCCTCCGCTCCGTGGCACTTGATTACTGTCCCTGCTTTAAATATTAATGCGCTCACAGAGAAATCATCGCTCTACGTGTCGCCTAGCAACCACGTCGTTGAGCTGCTGCTCCCAAGGACGGCGGTGCAAAgcggggaaaaaaaataaaaaggtattaatattatttgtaaatgtgtgtgtttcattttgcGAGTTTGTCGTGCCGAGTAACGACTCGctgttctaaaaaaaaaaatgagtgtcTGCTTACCACCAggagtttaaaatgttattgtgGTAAGTGCTGGTTTAAATAGAACTTTGATATTGTCAAAGTAAGTATGTTATATATCATGAACGTTTCCTCAGCGCGGATGTATCTTAAACTGGGCGgccaacaataaaaataaacgACTCTGGAAGTGACCAAATATTGACAGGTGAGGTCTATTTAGAGCCCCACATGTTAATACATATTAAATTACCCATCATTTTCATGCTATTACAGCTAAAATTCAAAAAAATTGTGGCCTGAATATATTTGATAACAGCTACCCTTATCTTAATATGGTCTGCATTTTTTGGTTAAATCtattaaatacagtatgtatggtGAAAAAAGTAGTGCCGTAATATTCTGTCGTGTCACAGCATTTGGTGTTAAATTAACGGTCCGAAAGGATGTAAAAGCATGGTCTTTGCTGttctgttatattattataagcAGGGAGGAGAGGGGTGAGTTTTTACAGATGGACTACTTGAATGCAGTGGTTATGCTCATGCCCGGATACGTAGGTAGTGACTTCATACTCATTTTTCAGTGCACGTCCAGTGGCCGTCGATCCTGTACAAGAATGGATATGTCGCCAAGAAAACGAATAAGCTATTCTGTATCTGCGCTGTATACGCGTTAGATAACGTACGGGCATGAAAGGAAACGTCTCATATGTCCGTATTCATCAATGGACTTTTCGATTGAGCTGCTGaaatacgtttttttttattttcaaagccGCGGTGCGTTCACTTACTGTCACACTGCTTCATAAATGAAGATGGGCTGTATCAAATGATGATGATCGACGCACGATCGATTACAGATGGTAGGTTATTTTTTCTCATCATCGATATAAATTATCCAAGCTGTATAATGGCTTGAACTCTAGATACCATAGGAAAACCGATGTATGCATTATTCTTCTGTATTTCAGCAGacgttgtgtgtgtatgtgtgtatgtgtgtatgtgtgttggggggggggggggtacggTATAATTGGTCAAATGCATTGGTGCATAGCTATAGCCTACTGTAGCTTATGTGTATCACAGCTTCTAATTTAATGTTATATAACGTTATACTGTTAATTGCTCCCTTTCAATAACTGCAAGcatgaaatgtgattttctgCACGATATAATGTCTAATCTATGACTTTGTATCCTTTGTAGCACTCTCCCAAGGTGGCAGCAATGGCGGAGGCATCCTCATGTGCTCCTTCCATACAGAGGAATAATAATGTTCAAATCCATAACTGTGGGATCCttataaattgtaaataatacCATGAACACCACTGTTACACCATCGGACCTGGTGGATGTGCCAAGACAGCAGAACTTCAATGGCACCCTAGGCACGCAGACCCCTTCCGGTTGGGCCGTCATCCATACTGCTACCTTGACCttctgctctctcctcctcatcttcatcttctgcCTGGGCTCTTATGGGAATCTTGTGGTGTTCTTGTCCTTTTTCGACCCAGCGTTTCGCAAGTTCCGCACTAACTTTGACTTCATGATCCTCAACCTATCCTTTTGTGACTTGTTCATTTGCTGTGTGACCGCCCCCATGTTTGCGCTGGTGCTCTTCCTGGATGCAGGCGGAGGGGATGGCGTGTCAAAGAGTTTCTGCTTTGCCTTCCACTTGACCAGCTCGGGCTTCATCATCATGTCCCTGGAGACGGTGGCTGTCATTGCCTTGCACAGACTGCGCATGGTCCTGGGGCAGCAACCTAACCGCACCGCCTCCTTCCCCTGCACATTGGCCCTCACTGCCCTGCTGTGGACATCCAGCTTCACCATGGCTGCCCTCCTTACCATGCGAGCATACCCACGCAGAGATGGACCCTGCTTGCCCCACTTTGGCCTGGGAGGTGGAAAGGCCAGAGTTGTGTTGTATGTCTACCTGGCAGACTTTGCCTTCTGTGTAGCTGTGGTTTCTGTATCCTATCTGATGATTGCTCAGACACTGCGGAAGAATGCACAAGTGAGGAAATGTCCCATCATCACCGTCGATGCCACATGCCCTCCGCCCCCGCCACCTCTCATTGCAGCAGGCTTTGAGAGCATGCAGTGTGCTGTTCAGGGCCCTTCTCTCTACTGTAACCAGacttacaacaaactgcagaaTGTTCAGACACACTCTTATGCCAACAGGACCAGCCAGCCTCTGGTTCCAGGGGCTGCCCAAGGAGCCACCTGCTGTCAGCTAGTGTCCACAGTCAACTTGGCCACAGCCAAAGACTCTAAGGCAGTTGTCACCTGTGTAGTTATAGTGTTCTCCGTGCTGCTTTGCTGCTTGCCAATGGGAATTTCACTGGCACAGGATGTTTTGTCACCGGAAAGTAGCTTTGCTCATTACCAGTTTGAACTGTGCGGCTTTGTGCTCATTTTTCTCAAGTCGGGCATCAATCCCTTTGTGTACTCACGTAACAGTGCAGGCCTCCGCCGCcgtgtgctgtgctgtgttcagTGGGCAGCACTGGGGTTTCTCTGTTGCAAGCAAAAGACTCGCCTGCATGCGATGGGAAAGGGCAGTCTGGAAGTCAATAGAAATAAATCCTCCCATCATGAGACCAATTCAGCCTATGTACTGTCACCCAAGCCTCAGAGAAGGCTGGTAGACCAG from Thunnus maccoyii chromosome 14, fThuMac1.1, whole genome shotgun sequence includes these protein-coding regions:
- the gpr75 gene encoding probable G-protein coupled receptor 75 is translated as MNTTVTPSDLVDVPRQQNFNGTLGTQTPSGWAVIHTATLTFCSLLLIFIFCLGSYGNLVVFLSFFDPAFRKFRTNFDFMILNLSFCDLFICCVTAPMFALVLFLDAGGGDGVSKSFCFAFHLTSSGFIIMSLETVAVIALHRLRMVLGQQPNRTASFPCTLALTALLWTSSFTMAALLTMRAYPRRDGPCLPHFGLGGGKARVVLYVYLADFAFCVAVVSVSYLMIAQTLRKNAQVRKCPIITVDATCPPPPPPLIAAGFESMQCAVQGPSLYCNQTYNKLQNVQTHSYANRTSQPLVPGAAQGATCCQLVSTVNLATAKDSKAVVTCVVIVFSVLLCCLPMGISLAQDVLSPESSFAHYQFELCGFVLIFLKSGINPFVYSRNSAGLRRRVLCCVQWAALGFLCCKQKTRLHAMGKGSLEVNRNKSSHHETNSAYVLSPKPQRRLVDQACGPSHSRDCAGSPRATGVRKLRPPSTSTPINTRIEPYYSIYNSSPSAGPSSPTSLQPVSSQTFAFAKSYVAMHYHTHQDALQDFESTSVHQIPIPSV